Proteins from one Oryza sativa Japonica Group chromosome 12, ASM3414082v1 genomic window:
- the LOC107279591 gene encoding uncharacterized protein: MVRPVRKFLGPYTKDEHLKFLTLQNGKRQNRVFASLGSDIPVRVHPEIVPKLKKKKSVKPSSSDDDDDVEVEDIDEEIGEENAEEEEGEEGADEEENDSGDDSDSSSSSSDNSSDSSESDDSKTVPPPTVLADLKRKKTASSPPPEPSSKRVQLVIDSDEDLDEDDIRIDLSAIHVTPIRADASFALSAKEVASLYVVAPATTVVEEDCSTQVGDTVETTNPLRADRDLVAKKAKTPVNAAEKTEAGKSAAGGGVRTTGSSNPTPPPSPPFIATPSPELIQNVLGGFSERCAKDGHWLMGLPNFNELGESSHHGPNLCLNDLKYRHPLSSISDELEKILITPDLEKEFLEENDLMSSWTALDVSAAQTASLARLQRGVARKALRALCTRRKKSLDRIAKLEKDRDYLRCKLDRMADEKKITTDLMRKLSGKKKELSEEKKLLTEEKKKLLAREKAFERKIIEYQDVARQRAESEDKMKEQVEVLEKKNKELELACKNQNEKISALELESENCRQLLLKSCETVRIALRSLGADISLLSEENTLAAVGKWFEEFSIGLKDSVTPFASRCSKTAVESLSACLLSNGCEHFTTLKADIQGMLNDEAKYAQLRDAAQPVVKAFQVLYWKKKGYEDTLRSLRASLASRSKSQPASWSQQDKDSSTPSSSAQV; encoded by the exons ATGGTCCGCCCAGTTCGGAAATTTCTTGGCCCTTATACCAAGGATGAACATTTGAAATTTTTGACACTTCAAAACGGGAAAAGGCAAAATCGGGTCTTCGCTTCTCTAGGCTCCGATATCCCTGTCCGCGTTCATCCTGAAATTGTCCCCaaactaaagaaaaagaaatctgTGAAGCCCTCTtcctctgatgatgatgatgatgttgaaGTGGAAGATATTGACGAAGAAATTGGGGAAGAAAatgctgaagaagaagaaggcgaggAAGGAGCTGATGAAGAAGAGAACGACTCGGGTGATGATAGCGACTCGAGTAGCAGTTCGAGCGACAACTCGAGCGACTCGTCTGAATCTGATGATAGCAAAACAGTTCCTCCTCCTACTGTTTTAGCTGATTTGAAAAGGAAGAAAACTGCCAGCAGTCCTCCTCCTGAACCGAGTTCTAAACGAGTGCAACTTGTTATTGATAGTGATGAAGATTTGGATGAAGATGATATCCGTATTGATCTTTCTGCCATCCATGTCACCCCAATTCGAGCTGATGCTAGTTTTGCCCTTTCGGCAAAAGAAGTAGCTTCACTGTATGTTGTTGCCCCAGCCACCACGGTTGTCGAGGAAGATTGTTCGACCCAAGTGGGTGATACTGTTGAGACAACAAACCCTCTTCGAGCTGATAGAGACTTGGTGGCAAAAAAGGCAAAAACGCCCGTCAATGCAGCCGAAAAAACCGAAGCAGGGAAGAGTGCTGCTGGTGGAGGTGTTCGAACTACAGGTAGTTCGAACCCAACTCCACCTCCGTCACCGCCGTTCATCGCAACCCCTTCCCCAGAGCTGATACAAAACGTTCTTGGTGGTTTTAGCGAACGATGCGCAAAAGATGGACATTGGCTTATGGGTCTTCCTAATTTCAATGAACTCGGGGAAAGTAGCCATCATGGCCCAAACTTGTGTTTGAATGACCTAAAGTATCGCCACCCCCTGAGTTCGATTAGTGATGAACTCGAGAAAATTCTGATTACTCCTGATCTTGAAAAGGAGTTTTTGGAAGAAAATGATCTTATGTCCTCTTGGACAGCACTTGATGTATCTGCTGCACag ACTGCGAGCCTTGCTCGTCTTCAACGTGGTGTTGCTCGGAAAGCTCTTCGAGCTCTTTGCACGCGACGAAAGAAATCACTTGATCGCATCGCTAAACTCGAAAAAGATCGGGATTATCTTCGCTGCAAACTTGATCGAATGGCCGACGAGAAGAAAATCACCACCGATCTCATGCGCAAGTTAAGCGGCAAAAAGAAAGAGCTTTCCGAAGAAAAGAAGTTGCTTACTGAGGAAAAGAAGAAATTACTCGCTCGTGAAAAAGCATTCGAGCGAAAAATCATCGAGTATCAAGACGTCGCACGACAACGCGCTGAATCAGAAGACAAGATGAAAGAGCAAGTTGAGGTCTTGGAGAAGAAGAATAAAGAACTTGAActcgcctgcaaaaatcaaaaCGAGAAGATATCTGCTTTAGAGCTCGAGAGCGAAAATTGCCGCCAACTTCTTCTGAAAAGTTGCGAGACCGTTCGAATCGCGTTGCGAAGTCTAGGGGCTGACATCAGCTTGCTATCGGAAGAAAATACCTTAGCAGCTGTGGGAAAATGGTTCGAGGAATTTTCCATTGGGCTAAAAGATAGCGTTACTCCCTTTGCATCTCGCTGCTCGAAGACTGCTGTGGAGAGCCTTTCGGCCTGTCTGCTTTCAAATGGGTGTGAACACTTTACCACCCTTAAAGCTGATATCCAAGGTATGCTTAATGATGAGGCCAAATATGCACAGCTTCgagatgcagctcaacccgtcGTAAAGGCTTTCCAAGTGCTTTACTGGAAGAAGAAAGGATATGAAGATACCCTGAGGTCTCTCCGAGCATCTCTTGCCTCAAGATCAAAATCACAGCCGGCCAGTTGGAGCCAACAAGATAAAGACAGTAGTACTCCGAGCTCGAGCGCACAGGTGTGA